The DNA window tgcagtggtgcgatcttggctcactgcaacctctgcccccctcaagttcaagtgattctcttgcctcagcttctggagtagttgggattacaggtgtacaccatcatacctggctaatttttggttttgtttgtttgtttgagatggagtctcgctcccgtcacccaggctggagtgcagtggcatgatctcggctcactgcaacctccgcctcctgggtgcaagcgattcccctgcctcagcctcctgagagctgggattacaggcacctgacactacgcccggctaatttttgtatttttagtagagatggggtttcgccatgttggccaggctggtctcgaactcctgacctgaggtaatctgcccgcctcggcctcccaaagtgctgggattccaggtgtgagccattgcacctggccagtcCTTTTTAATTCTATGATTTTCTGAGGCATTCATACAAGTCTAAAGGTGCTCATTCAACTATTTGTCAATAATTATGCACTtatggcagaggccagggatatACTGtcaaacatatatgtattatatgcttCTCTTCTGGCGCATGTAATGGTGAGAATCACTAAGAACTGATAAGAGTTCAGTAAgtggagaggaagaggcagagaaacaGCATGAGCagaaggatggaaagaaagtGCTAGATGTATTTTAGGGTAGAGTGTCTAAATTCGCCTAGCTGGGACAAGGGCTTGTGTAGAGGAATAAAGAGGTAAGTGCAAATCTACCATGTGTTCAACATTTCACCCATgctgttttattgttattattatctttttattttttattttttgagacagggtctcactctgtcacccaggctggagtgcagtgacacaatgatagctcactacaaccttgaactcctgggctcaagcaatcctcctgccttagcctctgcaCCCTGTCTCTGAGCCATTGCTCCTGGTTCCATGTTATTTTAATTGATACAGCTACTACCTAAGAGATAGTGAGatattatccctatttttcatacttatttttttcttttattaataagcTATGGTGGTCCATAgatatccccatttttcagatgaagaaattgaatctcagctgggcatgttggctcacacctataatcccagcactttgggaggctgaggtggaagtatcatttgagctcaggagtttgagaccagcctgggtgatgtaaaaaaaccccatctctacaaaaaaatgcaaaaattagccaggtgtggtggtgcacacttgtggtcccagctactcaggaggctgaggtgggaggattgcttgagccgacagggtcagaggttgcagtgaacctagatggcaccactgcactccagtctaggtgacagagaaagatcctgtcacaaaaaaaaaaaaaaaggaaagaaactgaatctcagattaagtaatttgcctaaggtttCCCAGCAAATTAAGTGGCAGAACAAGAATGTGAAGCCAAACAAACGAAACGCAaaaggaattttctttctttcttttttttttttttttgagacagagtctcgctctgttgcccaggtggagtgcagtggcacgatctcggctcactgcaaactccgcctcctgggtacacaccattctcctgcctcagcctcccaagtagctgggactacaggcgcctgccaccatgcccggctaattttttttttgtatttttagtagagaaggggtttcaccatgttagccaggatggtcttgatctgaccttgtgatccacccgcctcagcctctcaaagtgctgggattacaggtgtgagccaccatgcccagcccaaaaggAATTTAAAGTCAGATTTTTAAGCCTCcacattttttgttgtgtttttttataCCATCATGAGTATTGCATATGATCCAAATATTAccacttgttttatatatatgcatgtattacTGGTAactctcttttttctctgcagGAAGTGGACAGGCTACTAGCATGGTCCAACTGCAGGGTGGGAGATTCCTGATGGGAACAAATTCTCCAGACAGCAGAGATGGTGAAGGCCCTGTGCGGGAGGTGACAGTGAAACCCTTTGCCATCGACATATTTCCTGTCACCAACAAAGATTTCAGGTACATCAGGTGTCCTTCCAGGAGGAATGAAGGCCCTCTCtaatctcattttttcttttttttttgttttttgagactgactcactctgtcacccaggtgctggagtgcagtggcgcaatctcgctcactgcaacctccacctcccgggttcaagccgttttcctgccttcgcctccctagtagctggaattacaggtgtttaccaccacgcccagctaatttttttttttgtatttttttagtagagacggggtttcaccatgttggccaggctgggcttgaactcctgacctcaactgatttgcccacctcagcctcccaaagtgctgggattacgggcataagccactgcacctggcctcattcttAATATCTAAAGGAAAACTAACTTGTTCACTGTCATGTGTCATCTTTGCAGTGTACTATGGGATAAGTGTTATATACATTATTCAGATGAAGAACCTGAAATCCAAAGAGGTTTGACTGAGTCTCTCAGTTAGTGGATGAACTTGGCCTGGAACTCAAATCCCTGGGCTCTTGAGCCAGTGCATTTTCCATTACACTGGGCATAGCACTGAGAAATATAAGCAAACGCCAGTCACTCAACAGAACCCTCTTCTACATGGGGAAAGGGATTGGGAGAAGGGACATCATAGTAGAGTCCTTTAAATTTCCCTtataggccaggtgtgctggctcacacctgcaatgtgagcactttgggaggctgacgtgggaggattgcttgagctcaggagtctgagaccagcctggtaacatagggagaccctatctctgctaaaataaataaataagtaagtaagtatataaatatacatacatatatatatatatatatacatatacaaaacaaTCCATCTTACCCTGACAGTCTGCCCGCTGAAACTTACTAAACCATACCAAAGTAtatgaaaattcattttattattattattattattgttattatttttttgagacagggtctggctctgtcacccaggctgaagttcagtggtatgatctcagcttgctgcagcctctgcgTCCTGGGCTCAAAccgtcctcccatctcagcctcctgagtagctgggactacaggtgtgcactaccacacccggcttattttgttttgtatttttggtagagacagggttttgccctgttgcccaggctggtctcgaactcctgggctcaagtgatccttctgccatggcctcccaaaatgctgggattataggtgtgaccctATATGTGTGacccatgcctggccttgaaaatccattttattttatttatttatttttatttatttatttagagacacagttttcctcttgttgcccaggctggagtgcaatggtgcgatctcagctcaccgcaacctccacctcctgggttcaagcgattctcctacctcagcctcctgagtagctgggattacaggcatgcaccaccacgcccagctaatttttgtatttttagtagagacagggtttctccatgttggtcaggctggtctcgaactcctgacctcaggtgatctgcctgccttggcctcctgaagtgttgggattacagctgtgagccaccacgcccggccgaaaatctattttaaaagccCAATTTTTCACTTCTGTTTGGTTCAGTGTTTTTCACCTCTTAAATGGAGTTAATAACAATAACACCTGTTACATCTACCTCTGATGGTTGTTGTGAGATTAGATATGTGATgaagggctggatgcagtggctcacgtctgtaatcccaacaatttgggaggctgaggtgggaggatcacttgagcccaggagttcgagaccatcctgggcaacacagaccccatctctactaaaaattaaaaaaaaaaaaaattagcccttcatggtagcacatgcttgtagtcctagctggtagggaggttgaggcaggaggatcacttgagtgtggaaggttgaggctgtagtgagccatgattgcaccactgcactccagcctgggcaacagagagacatcctttctcaaaaaaaagaaaaaaaaaaaaggtatgtgcTGGAGACCTTTCAGAAAAGAGATACATTCCCCACCCTTACATCTCCTGCTCAGTGGCTTTATTCAGGATTTCCAAAAACGGGATAACTCACATGATCTTCAGCTggtaaatgtataaacaaaatatggtatgtcCATACAATAAGATACTACTCATCGATAAAAAGGGACAGACTACTAatggcaacaacatggatgaatctcagaagCCTTTTGCTAAGTGAAGGAAACCCCAGCCAGACCCAGAAgactacatactatatgattcaaGTTATATGGTgttctgggaaaggcaaaactatagggacaAAAAAACCTGGTCCGTGGTTGGTGAGTTGCAGGGAAATTTTTTTGGAGGTGACCGATGGaactattctgtatcttgattattGTAGTGACTATATGCTTTGTCAAACTCACAGaactgccgggcgcagtggctcatgcctgtaatcccaacactttaggagcctgaggtgcgtggatcacttgagctcagaatttttagaccagcctgggcaacatagtgagaccccatgtctataaaattagccaggcatggtggcatgcacctgtagtcacagctacttgggaggttgaggagggaaaactgcttgggcccaggaggtcaaggctgcagtgagctgtgattatgccactgtactccagtctgggtgacagagtgagacccagtctcaaaatataaataattaaaataaatcgggaggccgaggcacgagaatcgcttgaacccaggagatcgaTGTTaacagtgagcaatgattgtgccactgcactccagcctgggtgacagagtgagacctggtctcaaaaaaataaatgattggctgggcacagtggctcacacctgtaatcccagcactttgggaggctaaggcaggcagatcacaaggtcaggagttcgagaccaacctgaccaacatggtgaaaccccatcactactaaaaatacaaaaattagccaggtgtggtggtatgcacctgtaatcccagctactcaggaggctgaggcaggagtattgcttgaacccaggaggcagaggttgcagtgagctgagatcacgccactgcactgaagcctgggccataaagcgagactgtgtctaaaagtaagtaagtaagtaaataaataaataaatacaaaataatttgggcacagtggctcatgcctgtaatcccagcactttgggaggccaaggtgggcagatcatgaggtcaggagtttgagaccagcctggccaacatggtgaaaccccgtctctactaaaaagacaaaaattagctgggcatggtggtgtgcacctgtaattccagctactggggaagctgaggcaagagaatcgcttgaacccagcaggtggaggttgcagtgagctaagattgcaccactgcactccagcctgggcaagagcaagactctgtctcaaaaaaaaaaaaaaaaaaaaaaaattggccaggtgttgtgcctcacacctgtaatcccaacagtttgggaggccgaggtgggtggatcacttgaagttaggagttcgagaccagcctggctaacattgcgaaaccctatctttacaaaaaatacaaaaattagctgggcgtggtggtatgcgtctgtaatcccagctacttaagagactgaggctagagaatcacttgaacctgggaggtggaggttgcagtgagctgaaattgttccactgcattccagcctgggcaacagagtgagactttgtctcaaaaaaataaataaataggccaggtgtggtggctcacgcctgtaatcccagccctttgggaggccgaggcaggtggatcactaggtcaggagtttgagactagcctggccaacatggtgaaaccctgtcactactaaaaatacaaaaattacctgggcgtggtggcgggcgcctgtagtcccagctactcaggaggctgaggcaggagaatggcatgaaaccgggaggcggagcttgcagtgagctgagatcacaccattgcactccagcctgggcgacagagtgagactccatctctaactaaataaataaacaaacaaataaaataaaaaattaattaacctcACAGAACTAAACACTGAAGagagtgaattttactgtatgtgaATTTGTTGTattctaatttaaaagaaaatcactcAGGCTTCAGGTTAATTCCTTGGCAATCGTGAATACTCTGTGGTGTATAACTTACAGGACAGGGATATCTGAAGTTTCCTGGAGCAGGAGAAGATGGGGTGGGCACAGAACCTCACCAGCTGAACCAGCTGAACTATGTCTTTCCAGGGATTTTGTCAGGGAGAAAAAGTATCGGACAGAGGCTGAGATGTTTGGATGGAGCTTTGTCTTTGAGGACTTTGTCTCCGATGAGCTGAGAAACAAAGCCACCCAGCCAATGAAGGTGAGAGAACCTGGTCTTACAGCTGAGGGGATAGGAGTGGGACCTGGACAGGGAATCCTGTGGGACATGGGTTACCTGGGACACAGTGGAGAATCAGACCTGAGAGCTAGAGGCAGAGGGGAAGCAAGAGAAACTCACCATGGAGCGTCAGATCAGTACACACTCCCAGGAAGTTAACCCTGAACCCAAGTTAGCTCTTGCCTAAAAGTCCAAGTCAGGATAGGGTCCAAGGAACTTGAATCAAGAGATCACCTtggtgggccgggcgtggtggctcatgcctataatcccagcactttgggaggctgaggtgggtggatcacctgagatcaggagttcaagaccaacgtggcgaaaccccgtctatactaaaaatacgaaaattagacaggtgtggtggcacgctcttgtaatcccagctactcaggaggctgaggcatgagaatcgcttgaacctgggaggcagaggttgcagtgagccgagatggcgccactgcactccagcctgggtgacagagtgagactctgtctcaaaaaaaaaaaaaaaaaaaaaaaatcatcttggcAAGCCAACCTCTAATAAGGGTGGTAAGATGGGCTCTATAAAGATTCCAGTCTCAGCTGGGcccagcagctcatgcctgtaacctcagcactttgggaggccgaggtgggacaattgcttgagcccaggaattcaagaccagcctgggcaacacagatcccatatctacaaaaaaaagaaaaaaaagaaaattagctgggcatggtcatgcacacctgtagtcccaactactcaggaggttgaggtgggaggatcacctgaccccaggaggttgagaccacagtgagctgtgaaggtgccactgcactctagcctgagtgacagagcaagatcttgtctaaaaaaaaaaaaaaaaaaaaaaaaaatttcagccaCAGCCTTACTTAGACCCCCTGAGTCTCAGCCTGACGTCTCTGTTCTGTGGCCTGTGGCTCAGTCGGGGAGGTGCCTTTGCTGGGCCAGAGCATCTTGTAGTCGGTCTCCTTTTTTGCAGCCTGTACTCTGGTGGCTTCCAGTGGAAAAGGCATTTTGGAGGCAGGTAAGGGCTGATTCCGCTACCTCATTTTCTACCCCTGCTTGACTCTTTTATTCTCCAGGCCCAGCCTCCTCTCTACCCCTCTTACATCCAGGAACACTGAGTTTCAAAGGAGGATAGGGGAATATCAGGGAAATCGCTCAGCAGGCCTGTTTCGCCTGCCCGAATCCTGTTTCCCGTTACCCATCCATTTCTCCCTTCAGCCTCCTGTAGTCTCTTTTTTCTGACTCCGACCACTCGTCACTCACCTGGCTCTCTTCCAGCTCTCTTGCTCCATCTAGTGGTAAAAGCTGAACGCGGGCGCCCTAAACCTAGCCGGCCTCCGACTTCATGCGCTCCCGGAAGCGTGTCTGCGCTCTCGGAAGCCTGTCTCACTTAATCCTCTGGCTGTCAGCCTGCAGGTCCTGGCTCTGGCATCCGAGAGAGACTGGAGCACCCAGTGTTACACGTGAGCTGGAATGACGCCCGTGCCTACTGTGCTTGGCGGGGAAAACGGCTGCCCATGGAGGAAGAGTGGGAGTTTGCCGCCCGAGGGGGCTTGAAGGGTATCCAGATGATAAGGcgattttcctttattcttctcCCCATCCTGCCCAGCATGAGGCGCTTtaaagggtgggaaggggctgggcgcggtggctcatgcctgtaatcccagcactttgggaggctggggcaggaggatcacttgaggccaggagtaaaagaccagcctgggcaatatagggagaccccgtccctctgaaaaatacaaaaatgagctgggcctggtggcatgtgcctgtagtcccagctactcaggaagctgaggcgagaagatcctttgagcctaggagttcaaagctgcagcgagctatgatcgcaccactgctctctggcctgagtgacagaacaagaccctgtctcaaaaaaaaaaaggggggggttgggggtggggcaggaagtGTCTGTGTTCCCTAGAGCAGTGCTTCTTAAGCTATCTGTGGTGGAGGACCAgtagtttttttatttctagtccaTCTCAGActgatatatttataaaataccataaaaattaataactgGAAAATTGAAAGAacagacataaaatattttattggaaattCCACAGACATGttacatttcaataaatataactAGAGCAACATAGCATAAGGAAAAAGAAGGATTACCAAGACTACacacctctgcctctggagtacAGGGATTAATGTTTAGAATCACTGtttgcggccgggcgcagtggctcacgcctgtaatcccagcactttgggaggccgaggtgggtggatcacgaggtcaggagatcgagaccatcctggctaacacagtgaaaccccgtctctactaaaaatacacaaaaaaattaactgggcgtggtggcaggcacctgtagtcccagctacttgggaggctgaggcaggagaatggcctgaacctgggaggcggaggttgcagtgagctgagatcacgccactgcactccagcctgggtgagagagtgagactccgtctcaaaaaaaaaagaatcactgttTGCTCCTAACTCGGTCATTTGTCATTCTGCAATCCTAATTACACAGAAAGTTAGGACTGCAAAAAGCAACTCCCCACATTAAACCCCTCTACACAATCTTTCAGTGAATACCAGGTACATCAGTGatcaaagttttttgttttttgttttgagacagtctagctctgtcgcccaaggctggagtacagtggcacgatctcagctcactgcaacctccgcctcccgggttcaagggattctcctgcctcagcctccctagtacttgggattacaggcacctgccactacgcccagctatttttttttttttttttgtgagacagagtctcggtctgtcgcccaggctggagtgtggtggtgcgatcttggctcactgcaagctccgcctcccaagttcatgccattctcctgcctcagcctcccaagtagctgggactacaggcgcccgccacctcgcctggctaattttttgtattttttgtagagacgggatttcactgtgttggccaggctggtctcgaactcctgacctcgtgatccacctgcctcggtctcccaaagtgctgggattacaagtgtgagccaccgtgcctggccaacgattgaagttttgttttttttttttttttttgagacggagtcttgctctgtcgcccaggctggagtgcagtggcacggtctcggctcactgtaagctccacctcctgggtcacgccattctcttccctcagcctcccgagtagctgggactacaggcgcccgccaccacgcctggctaattttttgtatttttagtagagacagggtttcatcatgttagccaggatggtctcgatctcctgacttcgtgatccacccgcctcggcctcccaaagtgctgggattacaggcgtgagccaccacgcccggcccttcgAAGTTTTTAATATGACCTGTGAGGTTGCCTCTGGCTCATTCATTTATGCAATCTAAGTCCAATGTCAAGTTTCtcaatttctgtacttttctCAACATGAACTGATAACAGATGCTTTATAAACTGGCTCAGGTCCGAAGAACCATGCTTAGGATTGCATTGCCCTGGAGCACATGAGGAGGCCAGGGCCCTCTAACGTAGTTCAGTGAGTGGAGAGGATGGGCATGGGAAATAAAAGCAGGTCATTCACTCTCTTTTTTCTCATCACCCTCTAACTTCCTTTTGGTTCCCTCactctttctgtgtttttttttccttccctaatTCTTCACCTCCccctcctctgctgcctccttgGTCTCCTCGCAGGTCAAGTTTACCCATGGGGGAACCGGTTCCAGCCAAACCGCACCAACCTGTGGCAGGTAAGACCTACGTTCCTCCTTTCACCAAGCATCGACAGAGACCTGCTGGAGGCTGGGCACTATGTTGTTAAGCCACGGCATCCAGAGGGCTTGGGTTCTAATGCAACTGATGACTCATAAGCTGGTAAAGTAAAAGACAATGGGTCAtaagtactttctttttttttttttttttttgagacagagtctctctctgtcgcccacgctggagtgcagtggtgcgatcttggctcactgcaacctccacctcccaggttcaagcgattctcctgtcccgatctcccaagtagttgggattacaggtgcctgccactgtgcccagctaatttttttgtatttttagtagagatggggttttgccatgttggccaggctggtctcaaactcctgacctcaggtgatccacccacctcggcctcctaaagtactggtatcacaggcataagccaccgtgcccagccagcataaGTACTTTCTATTAAAGATTtgtagggctgggtgcagtggctcatgcctgtaatcccagcactttgggaggccaaggcaggtggatcacctgaggtcaggagatcaagaccagcctggccaatatgatgaaaccctgcttctaccacaaataaaagattagctgggcacggtggcatgcacctgtaatcccagctgcttgggacttgggcaggagaatcacttgaacccaggaggcagaggttgcagtgagctaagatcatgctgccattgtactccagcatgggcgacagaatgagaccctgcctcaaaaaaaaaaaaaaaaaaaaaaaaaagtgaataaataataaataaaactaaaataagcaaacaaaaaagcactGTCCTGAGAAGGCAGGCAGGAGTAGGCTGCAGTGCTCAGGCATGAGGCACGGGGGCAGGATGCGGAGGATCCTGTCTTCTTGAGGCTCTATGGCATGTGGGGTTCCAGGCAGAAGGCAGGATGTTGCTGAGAGTGGAGAAGTCAGGTGCGGGCTGGGCTTGACCTGGAGCCCTGTGGGTACAGGGGAAACACTCTTCCTAATCCAGCAGGGGGGTCACCCTGGGGTTGTGAGGTGATGGGTTTGGGAGCTCTGGATAGGAATCTTAGGTCACCGCCCCgtgcccttccccttccccagatGCGACAGCAAGACGACCTTGGTTTTCCTCTGGATAGGCATGAGGACCTGCTTTGGGATAGGTGGTAAATCCTTTacccttcctttctcccatcAGGGAAAGTTCCCCAAGGGAGACAAAGCTGAGGATGGCTTCCATGGAGTCTCCCCAGTGAATGCTTTCCCCGCCCAGAACAACTACGGTAAGAGCTCTCTTGGGCTTGCAACCGTG is part of the Nomascus leucogenys isolate Asia chromosome 17, Asia_NLE_v1, whole genome shotgun sequence genome and encodes:
- the SUMF2 gene encoding inactive C-alpha-formylglycine-generating enzyme 2 isoform X1, whose product is MRAHAQRSRGCARRSAPVMMPRHGLPLLSLLSLLVGAWLKLGSGQATSMVQLQGGRFLMGTNSPDSRDGEGPVREVTVKPFAIDIFPVTNKDFRDFVREKKYRTEAEMFGWSFVFEDFVSDELRNKATQPMKPVLWWLPVEKAFWRQPAGPGSGIRERLEHPVLHVSWNDARAYCAWRGKRLPMEEEWEFAARGGLKGQVYPWGNRFQPNRTNLWQGKFPKGDKAEDGFHGVSPVNAFPAQNNYGLYDLLGNVWEWTASPYQAAEQDMRVLRGASWIDTADGSANHRARVTTRMGNTPDSASDNLGFRCAADAGRPPGEL
- the SUMF2 gene encoding inactive C-alpha-formylglycine-generating enzyme 2 isoform X2 translates to MRAHAQRSRGCARRSAPVMMPRHGLPLLSLLSLLVGAWLKLGSGQATSMVQLQGGRFLMGTNSPDSRDGEGPVREVTVKPFAIDIFPVTNKDFRDFVREKKYRTEAEMFGWSFVFEDFVSDELRNKATQPMKPVLWWLPVEKAFWRQPAGPGSGIRERLEHPVLHVSWNDARAYCAWRGKRLPMEEEWEFAARGGLKGQVYPWGNRFQPNRTNLWQGKFPKGDKAEDGFHGVSPVNAFPAQNNYGWATLQIQPQTTSVSAVLQMQAGRQGSCEQPDGDKEKSPPGSLSFPGHVANSTIPS